Below is a window of Methanomassiliicoccales archaeon DNA.
CCAAGCCCATTGTCTCAAGCTGGTTCTTTATGTCGGTGACGGTTCCATCGATCGTGTCGATCCTCTTGTTGTCGCTCTTTGGAGCCAATCCCGCCAGTGGACTATCGTCTAGGGTCATTTTCGACCCGCCAAGAGCCCCTCCGATGTCTGTGCCCTTCAATCCCAACTTCATTGCATCTTCATCGAGATCGAGGTCTAGATCCTCGACCTGGCTGGATAGATCTTCTCCACCTCCCTTTTTGTTCTTCCTGAAAGTAAAAACTGCCAGGAAAGGAAAAAGGGAAGGTAGAGGAGCTGTCGGACGGTGTATTGCCGTGGTATCATCTCCTCTGTTGGTTTATTGCTCCATGTCCTTACTTCAGGTTCACGTATGCCGTGCTGTAGTAGGACGGGGTCACGAAGCTGATCAAGGTTGCCGATCCGTATGCCGGAACGATCTTGACGGTTGCAGCCTCGGTGTATCCCAGAGACAGGCCGGTGATGGCCACGGTGATGAGGTCTCCCTGCTGGACGACGTGGTTGCCCGATATCCAGGTGGCGACCATTCCGGTGCTGTTTGCGCCGTAGGTCTGGTCCTTGGTGGCGTTCTCCGTGCCCTGGATGAAGTTCAGCATCTTGTTGGTGTTGCCGCTGATGTACTGGATCGAAACGAGGTCCATGTTGACCGACGGGCTACCAGCCTGCAGCCTTACCTGGATGGTCAGGTCGGTGATGTTCTTGTACTTGTTTGTGGTGGTGTCGACAGTGCCGGTAACATCCTGGACCACGAATCCGGAAGCGACGTTGTTGATTGCCTGGTCGCCGGTGTTCTGGGCCTGTTCCCTAACCTTGTTCGCTGTGCTGATCAAAACGGACGCAGCGACCGCGGCTACGAGCACCATTGCGATGAAGATGATCATCGTTCCGACGCCCATCTCTGCGCGCTTGTCCTTCTTCCATGACGTTCTCATTTTCATAATTTTCTATCTCCTTTTATTAAGCGTCCCGGTTTGCACCGGGCTGACATCGCTTACCACCCAGATTGGATTTCGTGCTAGTATGTTCTAGCATTCGGTTCCATCAGGCAGATACGAAGAAAACCTATTGGAGATAGATAAACATAGGAGAATTGGGAATCAAATACGATAACCATGACGAGGAAAAAATTGTGCAGCCAGTCCATGAAGAATCGTATCCATGACTGTCCTTTCATATCACTCGGATGATGTTGCTGGTCCCTGATCCATCGACAGAAACAGCCCACGCCCGAGAGATCCGCGTCAGATGTTCTGACTATCGTCCATTCACATTGCCATTAAGAAAATAAAAGGGAAAGTGAAGGGCCACATGGGCCACTTCTTGTTTTACTAGGGACCCGTTACTTCAGGTTCACGTATGCCGTGTTGTAGAAGGACGGGGTCACGAAGCTGATCAAGTTCGACGATCCGTATGCCGGAACGATCTTGATGGTCGCAGCTGACGAATATCCCAGGGTCAGGCCGGTGATGGCCACGGTGACGAGGTCTCCCTGCTGGACGACGTGGTTACCGGTGATCCAGGTATCGGCCGGTCCGGTGCTGTTTGCGCCATAGCTGACACCCTTGGATGCGTTCTCGGTGCCCTGCACGAAGGTCAGCATCTTGTTGGTGCTGCCGCTGATAAACTGGATCGAAACGAGGTCCATGTTGACCGACGGGCTACCAGCTTGCAGCCTTACCTGGATGGTCAGGTCGGTGATGTTCTTGTACTTGTTAACGGAGGTATCGACAGTGCCGGTAACATCCTGGACTACGAATCCGGAAGCGACGTTGTTGATTGCCTGGTCGCCGGTGTTCTGGGCCTGTTCCCTAACCTTATTTGCAGTACTGATTAATACGGACGCCGCGACCGCGGCGACGAGCACCATTGCGATGAAGATGATCATCGTTCCAACGCCCATCTCTGCGCGCTTGTCCTTCTTCCAAGAAGTTCTCATTTTCATATTTTCTATCTCCTTATACTTGCAAGCGTCCCGGTCATCGCCGGGTGACATCGCTTGTTGCTAGACGATGAGATAACTTGCACCTCATTTCAGTCAGGCAATTGAATTGAAAAACACAATCAATGTTAATAAATCCCAAATAACTTAGTATCATTCTCAATACCGATAACAAAGTCGAAAATGAGATCGTTACGGTTGTCTGGCTATTCCAAGGATGTCGTTTCAATTCATGATTAGTACGTGAATTTGGTGAATAGTCATGAACAATGATTGAAGGAACATATGCCGATTTTGACTGCTATGTTCATTCAATAGATCGGGCAAATTTATGAATCGACGATCGTAAACCGTATCTACATTCTTCTACAAATCGAGGATGTGGGACGATCGAAAATGATTGAGGATCTTAAAATGAGAAGTCGTTGGCATCTTGGCCATCATAGGGTTGTTATTGGTAGCTCAAAATAATACAGATCCTGATTCCAGGCCTATCATGGCACATTAAAATCATCCCCTAACAAGATCTGCAGCCAGGGCCAACGTTTGACCCTCATCCATTCATTCAGACCGTACTGTGACCAATGGAATAGGCCGAAAACCACAGGTGCGTGACGTATTCAATAGTTAGTAGAAGAGCAGGTCCCCGGTTTGACCTATTCCTGTATCAGTAGGATTCTAATCATCGATTCGAAATGAAATTGATTCACTGTCGTTAAGATTCGATCCTCAAGGCAACTTGTCGGATTTCTTATAACAAACTTCAATCGATATTCGTTATATTGTCAATTATTATTCAACATAATATATTTTCAATTTAGCATACTGGCTAATCGAAAAAATGATTATCCGATTTGATTTTTTTGGGTTACGATTTATATAGAAATGTTCCCCATTTTTGAAATCACAATCCAATTGACTATGGATGATATGAGCTGATAAACATGAAAAGCATAAAAAAGAATGGGGCAAAGAGGAACCCGATTTTGGCCCTGGCGATCCTTGGATTGCTGGTAGGCGCAGGAGCAACGGGAGCACTTGCAGCAGGACTGATCCCTAACCTGGACAGTGGCGTCACTGGTTCGGTCAAAGCGGATGTAACGGATTCACCATTGCTTACCTTGACCGGTTTCGGCGGACTGGGAACCACAGCCCAATACCAGAGCTCGGGGGCTGATAGGAATGTTGTCAAGTTCTCCGGAGGAGTCAGCATCCTTGCACCGGGCAATGCGACCTTCAACATGACCGTTAAGGTGAACCGGGTGGCAGACACATATGCCAACGGCGTTCTCGTCAAGATGACCGGCCTTAACGATCATACACTGGTCAGCCTCAACGGATCAGCCACCAACCCACCACTGGGCACAGTGGCTCCGAGCATCGTGAGGATAGCCAATGGAGAATGGGTAGTCAGCAACGCTGGCGCCATCGCCGATACCGATGCGTTCGCTTTGACCTTCATGGTCTACGTGAGCCAGGCCAACACCGGTGATGCAGCAGCCTTCGACAATCTCTGGGACTTCTCGTTCTCGGAAATCAACACGTACGAAGCATAAGCAAACCCTAGCGCAACAGGGCGGGGGAAACCCCGCCTTCTTAATTCTTTTATGAAGATAATTCAATCATGTGGTCACAATGGCGTGTCTGAAGGATGAGGTAAAACGAACTTCCAGCAGGAGCAGGATATTCGTTTATGAAGATGATCTTCAGTTCCTCGATCCAGACGATCGCGAGCGTGATCTGGAGAAGATCCTGGACTATAGCAGGGATGCCTTCCTGACCACGTCCAGCAGATTGACCGAGCTAGGCCTCAAGGTAGTCGATAGCCCCCTTGAAGCAGATAAGATCGTGGTCGGGGCGCCTAAGGACCTGGAAAACGGGAGGAAGGTCGTACCGCTGTCAATAAGCACTGACCTGTATTCGAAGATCCAGGAGAGGCGGGGGGAGCTTTGGGTCGCCGATTTCTTGGACATCGTGATAGGCTACCGTAAAGATATGGCGAAACTCGAAGAACAGTACGGGGGACACCGTTCGAAGCCGCGAAATGAAAGGAGCGGGATTTCCCAATACGATTCTGACGACGAAGAGGAAGAGGAGGACGAATACTCCGAAAACGAACCGGTCTC
It encodes the following:
- a CDS encoding archaellin/type IV pilin N-terminal domain-containing protein, yielding MRTSWKKDKRAEMGVGTMIIFIAMVLVAAVAASVLISTANKVREQAQNTGDQAINNVASGFVVQDVTGTVDTTTNKYKNITDLTIQVRLQAGSPSVNMDLVSIQYISGNTNKMLNFIQGTENATKDQTYGANSTGMVATWISGNHVVQQGDLITVAITGLSLGYTEAATVKIVPAYGSATLISFVTPSYYSTAYVNLK
- a CDS encoding DUF5658 family protein, with the translated sequence MACLKDEVKRTSSRSRIFVYEDDLQFLDPDDRERDLEKILDYSRDAFLTTSSRLTELGLKVVDSPLEADKIVVGAPKDLENGRKVVPLSISTDLYSKIQERRGELWVADFLDIVIGYRKDMAKLEEQYGGHRSKPRNERSGISQYDSDDEEEEEDEYSENEPVSVGFLGMKVDFDKTSRILWILGMALFGVGDTATTYWSLMKGNVETNPILAFLIGMNPLVMISFKIAIICGFYIFYYIMKNRHGKDANLLWIPAIMIILGGYLTINNYLVIIRT
- a CDS encoding archaellin/type IV pilin N-terminal domain-containing protein gives rise to the protein MKMRTSWKKDKRAEMGVGTMIIFIAMVLVAAVAASVLISTANKVREQAQNTGDQAINNVASGFVVQDVTGTVDTSVNKYKNITDLTIQVRLQAGSPSVNMDLVSIQFISGSTNKMLTFVQGTENASKGVSYGANSTGPADTWITGNHVVQQGDLVTVAITGLTLGYSSAATIKIVPAYGSSNLISFVTPSFYNTAYVNLK